Proteins encoded by one window of Blautia faecicola:
- a CDS encoding dihydrofolate reductase, with protein MNLIVAADKNWGIGKDNKLLVSIPSDMKFFRQETMGKVVVMGRKTLESFPNGLPLKNRTNVVLTSDKNYQVKDAVIVHSIDELLEELKNYDDEEIYVLGGGRVYEEMLPYCNVAHVTKIDFAFEADTHFPNLDADPAWEITASSDEQTYFDLEYTFVKYERK; from the coding sequence ATGAATCTTATTGTAGCAGCAGATAAAAACTGGGGCATCGGAAAAGATAACAAACTTCTGGTGAGCATCCCTTCCGATATGAAATTTTTCCGTCAGGAAACCATGGGAAAAGTCGTTGTCATGGGAAGAAAGACACTCGAGAGCTTTCCGAACGGACTGCCTTTAAAAAACAGAACCAACGTGGTACTGACCAGTGACAAAAACTACCAGGTGAAAGATGCAGTGATCGTGCACAGCATCGACGAGCTGTTAGAAGAACTGAAAAATTACGATGACGAAGAGATTTATGTGCTCGGCGGTGGAAGAGTTTATGAAGAAATGCTTCCATATTGCAACGTGGCACATGTGACAAAGATTGATTTCGCATTTGAGGCGGACACCCATTTCCCAAATCTAGACGCGGATCCGGCGTGGGAGATTACGGCATCCAGCGATGAACAGACATATTTTGATCTGGAGTATACCTTCGTAAAATACGAGAGAAAGTAA
- a CDS encoding toxic anion resistance protein yields MSTLDEMEMPTLTFDPAPVPEEKAPVVPVQEEKAELDDSMLNDKERQMVESFAKQIDIRNTNGILQYGAGTQKKMADFSEKALENVKTKDLGSVGDMLSNVVTELKSFDAQEEEKGFFSFLKKPVDKITTMKTKYEKVENNVEKICTALENHQTQLMKDVAMLDHMYEQNLLYFKELSMYILAGKKKLEEVKTTELAQLMAKAQASGQPEDAQAVKDLVGLCDRFEKKIHDLELTRMISIQTAPQIRLVQNSDTMMVEKIQTTVVNTIPLWKSQMVLALGVEHASQAAKAQRQVTDMTNDLLRKNAEVLKVASVEAAKESERGIVDLETLQNTNASLISTLDEVMQIQADGRVKRQAAEVELRKMEDELKNKLLEIR; encoded by the coding sequence ATGAGTACCTTAGATGAGATGGAGATGCCAACCCTGACCTTTGATCCGGCTCCGGTGCCGGAGGAGAAAGCTCCGGTCGTTCCGGTACAGGAAGAAAAAGCGGAACTGGACGACAGCATGTTAAATGATAAAGAGCGTCAGATGGTGGAAAGCTTCGCGAAACAGATCGACATTCGCAATACCAACGGCATCCTGCAGTATGGTGCGGGAACCCAGAAAAAGATGGCTGATTTTTCCGAGAAAGCACTGGAAAATGTAAAGACCAAAGATCTGGGATCTGTGGGCGATATGCTGAGCAATGTGGTGACGGAACTGAAAAGTTTTGACGCACAGGAAGAAGAAAAAGGATTTTTCTCTTTCTTAAAGAAACCGGTGGATAAGATCACCACGATGAAGACAAAATACGAAAAAGTAGAAAATAATGTGGAAAAGATCTGTACCGCACTGGAAAATCATCAGACACAACTGATGAAAGATGTGGCGATGCTGGATCATATGTATGAGCAGAACCTGCTTTATTTTAAAGAACTTTCCATGTATATTCTGGCAGGAAAGAAGAAACTGGAAGAAGTAAAGACCACCGAACTGGCGCAGCTCATGGCGAAAGCACAGGCGAGTGGACAGCCGGAGGACGCACAGGCAGTCAAAGATCTGGTTGGACTGTGTGACCGCTTCGAAAAGAAGATCCATGATCTGGAACTGACCCGGATGATCTCGATCCAGACCGCACCGCAGATCCGTCTGGTACAAAACAGTGATACCATGATGGTAGAAAAGATCCAGACAACCGTAGTCAACACGATTCCGCTGTGGAAGAGTCAGATGGTTCTGGCACTCGGTGTGGAACATGCGTCTCAGGCAGCGAAAGCACAGCGTCAGGTTACGGATATGACCAACGACCTGTTAAGAAAGAATGCAGAAGTGCTGAAAGTGGCATCCGTGGAAGCTGCAAAAGAATCCGAGCGCGGTATCGTAGATCTGGAAACCCTGCAGAATACAAATGCATCCCTGATCTCCACACTGGATGAAGTGATGCAGATCCAGGCAGACGGCAGAGTGAAACGGCAGGCAGCAGAAGTGGAACTTCGCAAGATGGAAGATGAACTGAAAAACAAACTGCTGGAAATTCGATAA
- a CDS encoding 5-bromo-4-chloroindolyl phosphate hydrolysis family protein: MEKNDWQDQKNNKESDFMKVVQDAINSGDYQQLNEQVRKTVSASVQEVYNMGGKLQNGFKEGMRQAGNGLQEGFKEGMQTAQREWKEAWRESGSTGWRKTEVTYRKNYGKNQAPAYQSGAWKQAQQGKQLPAIYSPNPPGRITGTVLAITGYSLTGVFALSTIIMGIVTAIFPHAPEIIGTSILGVITAGSLGMGITGSVLRGRVKRFRQYVQQIGDRAYCNIKELADKTGKTEEKVRKDLKLMIDKKMFRQGHLDQKETCLIVTDAMYQQYLETEEQAKTVQLQQQKQKEQRSRMPEECRKILEEGQEYIAYIRKCNDDLPGEEITRKLSRLEAIITRIFQEVEKQPDLASDLRRFMNYYLPTTRKLVDAYREIELDSFRTEQNEKTKKEIEDTLDTINQAFEKLLNSFFEERAMDISSDISVLHSMFAQEGLTKGAFEQSAEDRKQQ, translated from the coding sequence ATGGAAAAAAATGACTGGCAGGATCAGAAAAACAACAAGGAAAGCGACTTTATGAAAGTTGTCCAGGATGCCATCAACAGCGGGGACTATCAGCAGTTAAACGAACAGGTTCGAAAGACGGTCAGCGCATCCGTACAGGAAGTGTACAATATGGGCGGAAAACTGCAAAATGGCTTCAAAGAGGGCATGCGGCAGGCAGGAAACGGCTTGCAGGAAGGCTTCAAGGAAGGCATGCAGACCGCGCAGCGGGAGTGGAAAGAAGCCTGGAGAGAGTCGGGAAGCACCGGATGGCGAAAAACTGAGGTGACATACCGGAAAAACTATGGAAAAAATCAGGCACCGGCGTATCAATCGGGAGCATGGAAGCAGGCGCAGCAGGGAAAACAGCTGCCTGCAATTTATTCACCGAATCCGCCGGGAAGAATCACAGGAACGGTTCTTGCCATCACCGGATATTCTCTGACCGGGGTATTTGCACTCAGTACGATCATTATGGGAATCGTGACAGCGATCTTTCCGCATGCACCGGAAATTATCGGAACCTCTATTCTGGGAGTGATCACAGCGGGAAGTCTCGGCATGGGAATCACCGGATCTGTACTCCGCGGTCGTGTAAAAAGATTCCGGCAGTATGTACAGCAGATCGGTGACCGGGCATACTGCAACATCAAAGAACTGGCAGATAAGACCGGAAAGACAGAAGAAAAAGTCCGCAAAGATCTGAAACTGATGATCGATAAAAAAATGTTCCGGCAGGGACATCTGGATCAGAAAGAAACCTGTCTGATCGTCACGGATGCGATGTATCAGCAGTATCTTGAGACCGAAGAACAGGCGAAAACGGTACAGCTGCAACAGCAGAAACAGAAAGAACAGCGCTCCCGGATGCCGGAAGAGTGCAGAAAGATCCTTGAAGAAGGACAGGAATACATTGCCTATATCCGCAAATGTAACGACGACCTTCCGGGAGAAGAGATCACAAGAAAGCTGAGCCGCCTTGAGGCGATTATCACCCGGATCTTCCAGGAAGTGGAAAAACAGCCGGATCTGGCTTCTGATCTTCGCAGATTTATGAACTATTATCTGCCGACGACAAGAAAACTGGTGGATGCTTACCGGGAAATCGAACTGGACAGTTTCCGGACGGAGCAGAACGAAAAGACCAAAAAAGAGATTGAAGACACCCTGGATACGATCAACCAGGCATTTGAAAAACTGTTGAACAGCTTCTTTGAAGAGCGTGCGATGGACATTTCTTCGGATATTTCCGTATTACATTCGATGTTTGCACAGGAAGGACTGACAAAAGGAGCCTTTGAACAGAGTGCGGAAGACAGAAAACAGCAGTAA
- a CDS encoding VanZ family protein, which produces MLHKVIITLLKPLSFLPALLVMYMIFSFSAQNGTESGDLSFKVSVKLVEVGSEVLDMKLTDSEIQMYANKYHHYVRKLGHMTEYCVLAITLCVPLYAYGVRGIWLYLLAGFLCAGFAATDEYHQSFVAGRGPSVRDVCIDTFGAMIGITGTQIVGWAAVKSAKELERERKRKRKQKRKKMQER; this is translated from the coding sequence ATGTTGCATAAAGTCATCATCACCCTTCTGAAACCTTTATCCTTCCTCCCGGCTCTTCTGGTTATGTATATGATATTTTCTTTTTCGGCGCAGAACGGTACGGAGTCGGGTGATCTGAGTTTCAAAGTGAGTGTAAAACTGGTGGAAGTCGGATCAGAAGTGCTGGATATGAAACTGACGGACAGCGAGATTCAGATGTATGCGAACAAATACCATCATTATGTAAGAAAACTCGGTCATATGACCGAATATTGTGTGCTGGCGATCACGCTTTGTGTGCCGTTGTATGCGTACGGTGTCCGGGGGATCTGGCTGTATTTGCTGGCGGGATTCTTATGTGCCGGTTTTGCGGCGACGGATGAATATCATCAGTCGTTTGTGGCAGGGCGTGGACCGTCGGTGCGGGATGTCTGCATCGATACGTTTGGTGCGATGATCGGTATCACAGGAACGCAGATCGTCGGCTGGGCAGCCGTGAAGAGTGCGAAAGAACTGGAAAGAGAGCGGAAACGAAAGAGAAAGCAAAAGAGAAAAAAGATGCAGGAACGCTGA
- a CDS encoding ABC transporter ATP-binding protein encodes MKNKKTINRVLELIRPYTYLVVSILVLAAVTVAATLYSPILIGKGVDCMVEKGLVSFPDLKLVLIQLAVITAISAVSQWVMSLLTNKMTYKIVDDIRRSVFAHMEILPLRYMDAHQPGDAISRISTDVDQFSDGLLMGFTQLFSGVMTILGTLGFMISIDGRITLVVVLITPLSFFVANFIAKRTFTMFRLQSETRAEMTSLVEEMVGNQKVVKAFAYEKEAEERFDDINQRLQSCSLKATFFSSITNPSTRFVNGLVYTGVGIFGAFSAIQGRITVGQLSSFLNYANQYTKPFNEISGVVTELQNALACAGRIFQFLDEEPVPENAPDAKTLDHVEGRVGFEDVSFSYTSEVPLIEHMNLEVKPGQRVAIVGPTGCGKTTVINLLMRFYDVNKGKITLDGVPIQDLTWESLRSSYGMVLQETWLKAGTILENISYGKPDATREEVIEAAKQAHAHSFIKRLPNGYDTVMGEDGGSLSQGQKQLLCIARLMLLKPPVLILDEATSSIDTMTEIRIQKAFQKLMEGRTSFVVAHRLSTIKESDVILVMKDGHILETGKHEELLEKKGFYAQLYQSQFCNV; translated from the coding sequence ATGAAAAATAAAAAGACCATAAACCGTGTCCTGGAACTGATTCGCCCGTATACGTATCTGGTGGTCAGTATTCTGGTGCTGGCGGCAGTCACAGTAGCGGCTACCCTGTATTCCCCGATCCTGATTGGTAAAGGTGTCGACTGTATGGTGGAAAAGGGACTGGTAAGTTTTCCAGATCTGAAACTGGTACTGATCCAGCTGGCAGTCATAACTGCGATTTCCGCGGTATCTCAGTGGGTGATGAGCCTTCTGACCAACAAAATGACGTACAAGATCGTGGATGATATCCGCAGAAGCGTATTTGCCCATATGGAAATTCTTCCGCTCCGCTATATGGATGCACACCAGCCGGGTGATGCGATCAGCCGGATTTCCACAGATGTGGATCAGTTCTCCGACGGTCTGCTGATGGGATTTACCCAGCTGTTTTCCGGCGTGATGACGATCCTCGGAACTCTGGGATTTATGATCTCTATTGATGGAAGAATTACACTGGTCGTTGTACTGATCACACCGTTATCGTTCTTCGTAGCAAACTTTATCGCAAAACGTACTTTCACCATGTTCCGGTTACAGTCTGAAACGAGAGCAGAGATGACCTCTCTGGTGGAGGAAATGGTTGGAAACCAGAAGGTGGTAAAAGCATTTGCCTATGAAAAAGAGGCAGAGGAACGGTTTGATGACATTAACCAGAGATTACAGTCATGCAGTCTGAAAGCAACGTTCTTTTCTTCCATCACCAACCCGTCCACCCGTTTTGTCAACGGACTGGTGTATACGGGTGTTGGTATCTTCGGAGCCTTTTCTGCGATCCAGGGAAGAATCACGGTTGGTCAGCTGAGCAGTTTCCTGAACTATGCGAACCAGTATACCAAACCGTTCAACGAGATCTCCGGTGTGGTAACAGAGCTTCAGAACGCGCTGGCATGTGCGGGAAGAATCTTCCAGTTCCTGGATGAGGAACCGGTACCGGAAAATGCACCGGATGCGAAGACACTGGATCATGTGGAAGGACGTGTGGGATTCGAGGATGTAAGTTTCTCTTACACCAGTGAGGTTCCGCTGATCGAGCATATGAACCTGGAAGTAAAACCGGGACAGCGTGTGGCAATCGTCGGTCCTACCGGATGCGGAAAAACGACGGTGATCAATCTGCTGATGCGTTTTTATGATGTAAATAAAGGTAAGATCACACTGGACGGCGTGCCGATTCAGGATCTGACCTGGGAAAGTCTCCGTTCCAGTTACGGAATGGTGCTTCAGGAGACCTGGTTAAAAGCGGGTACCATCCTGGAAAATATCTCTTACGGCAAACCGGATGCCACAAGGGAAGAAGTAATCGAAGCAGCCAAACAGGCACACGCCCACAGTTTTATCAAGCGTCTTCCGAATGGATATGACACGGTAATGGGCGAGGACGGCGGAAGCCTGTCCCAGGGACAGAAACAGCTGCTTTGTATTGCAAGACTGATGCTGTTAAAACCGCCGGTACTGATTTTGGATGAGGCGACATCCTCGATCGATACCATGACCGAGATCCGTATCCAGAAAGCTTTCCAGAAGCTGATGGAAGGACGGACAAGTTTCGTGGTGGCACACCGGTTGTCAACTATTAAGGAATCGGATGTGATCCTGGTTATGAAAGACGGACATATCCTGGAGACTGGTAAACATGAGGAACTGCTGGAGAAGAAAGGGTTCTATGCGCAGTTGTATCAGAGTCAGTTTTGTAACGTGTAG
- the thyA gene encoding thymidylate synthase, producing the protein MSYADDLFIRMCQDIIDNGLSTEGEKVRPVWEDTGESAYTIKRFGVVNRYDLSKEFPALTLRRTALKSAFDEILWIWQKKSNNIHDLNSHIWDSWADEDGSIGKAYGYQLGVKHQYKEGMMDQVDRVLYDLKNNPYSRRIMTNIYVHQDLHEMNLYPCAYSMTFNVTKEKDSDKLTLNGVLNQRSNDVLAANNWNVCQYALLLMMIAQVCDMKAGELLHVIADAHIYDRHIPLVKELISRETHPAPKVWLNPEVKDFYAFTVDDLHVEDYVTGPQIKNIPIAV; encoded by the coding sequence ATGAGTTACGCAGACGATTTATTTATCCGCATGTGTCAGGATATTATCGATAACGGATTAAGCACGGAAGGAGAAAAAGTACGTCCGGTGTGGGAAGATACCGGGGAGAGTGCTTATACGATCAAACGGTTTGGCGTGGTCAACCGGTACGATCTGTCGAAAGAATTTCCGGCGCTGACGCTTCGGAGAACGGCGCTGAAAAGCGCGTTTGACGAGATTCTGTGGATCTGGCAGAAAAAATCAAACAACATTCATGATCTGAACAGCCATATCTGGGACAGCTGGGCAGACGAGGACGGCTCCATCGGAAAAGCCTACGGGTATCAGCTGGGAGTGAAACATCAGTATAAAGAAGGCATGATGGATCAGGTCGACCGTGTGTTATACGATCTGAAAAACAACCCTTACAGCAGGAGAATCATGACCAATATTTATGTACATCAGGATCTTCATGAGATGAACCTGTATCCGTGTGCGTATTCGATGACATTTAACGTGACAAAAGAAAAAGACAGCGACAAACTGACACTGAACGGTGTGTTAAACCAGCGCTCCAACGATGTGCTGGCGGCGAACAACTGGAATGTCTGCCAGTATGCACTGCTTCTGATGATGATCGCACAGGTGTGCGATATGAAAGCGGGCGAACTGCTCCATGTGATCGCGGACGCACATATTTATGACCGCCATATTCCGCTGGTAAAAGAACTGATCAGCAGAGAAACCCATCCGGCACCAAAGGTATGGCTGAATCCGGAAGTTAAGGATTTCTATGCATTTACCGTGGATGATCTCCATGTGGAAGATTATGTAACCGGACCACAGATTAAAAATATCCCGATTGCTGTGTAA
- the malQ gene encoding 4-alpha-glucanotransferase codes for MRASGVLMPVSSLPSRYGIGCFSKEAYEFVDCLERAGQSKWQVLPLGPTGYGDSPYQPFSTFAGNPYFIDLDTLVEEGLLYKEECEWLQCGGDPRFVDYERIYFSRNEILRKAYERFSADEKFHAFCKKEQEWLEPYCLFRAIKDSQNGALWTTWPEELRKSGSKEVQNKKKELEKEMEYYQFLEYEFDRQWNKLKAYANKKGITIIGDLPIYVAIDSADAWANPKMFQMDEDGVPSAIAGCPPDAFSATGQMWGNPLYDWKAQKKTGYKWWIQRMKRSFVLYDTVRIDHFRGFAEYYAIPADAENTMEGEWVEGPGIDLFRAMEKALGEMDVIAEDLGTLDDKVFDLMDETGYPGMKVLQFAFDSGNTNFYLPHHYKRNCVVYTGTHDNDTTKAWYYGMNDWAREYSKAYLNNYDRPWEDIPWDFIRAAEASVANLAVIPMWDLLCCGSEGRMNHPSTLGENWKWRMLPGEFREDIIGRLRWLTDTFQRMLVPPKTEEEQEENEDETDASVSESI; via the coding sequence ATGAGAGCAAGTGGTGTGTTGATGCCTGTTTCTTCACTGCCATCCAGATATGGAATCGGCTGTTTTTCAAAAGAAGCATATGAATTTGTAGACTGTCTGGAACGTGCAGGACAGTCAAAGTGGCAGGTTCTTCCGTTAGGACCTACCGGATATGGAGATTCTCCGTATCAGCCGTTTTCCACATTCGCAGGCAATCCGTATTTTATCGATCTGGATACGCTGGTGGAAGAAGGTCTTCTTTATAAAGAAGAATGTGAATGGCTACAGTGTGGCGGGGATCCGAGATTTGTAGATTATGAGAGAATCTATTTTTCAAGAAATGAGATTTTAAGAAAAGCCTACGAACGTTTTTCAGCGGATGAGAAATTCCATGCATTCTGCAAAAAAGAGCAGGAATGGCTGGAACCATACTGTCTGTTCCGTGCGATCAAGGACAGCCAGAACGGAGCACTGTGGACAACCTGGCCGGAAGAACTGAGAAAGAGCGGTTCGAAGGAAGTACAGAATAAGAAAAAAGAACTGGAAAAAGAGATGGAATACTACCAGTTCCTGGAATATGAGTTTGACCGTCAGTGGAACAAACTGAAAGCGTATGCCAATAAGAAGGGAATTACGATCATCGGAGATCTTCCAATCTATGTGGCAATCGACAGTGCGGATGCGTGGGCAAATCCGAAGATGTTCCAGATGGACGAGGATGGTGTGCCGAGTGCGATCGCAGGCTGCCCGCCGGATGCTTTCTCTGCAACCGGCCAGATGTGGGGGAACCCGCTGTATGACTGGAAAGCACAGAAAAAGACCGGATACAAATGGTGGATCCAGCGTATGAAGAGAAGCTTTGTCCTGTATGATACCGTTCGCATCGACCATTTCCGTGGATTTGCAGAGTATTATGCGATTCCGGCAGATGCAGAAAATACAATGGAAGGGGAATGGGTAGAAGGACCGGGCATTGATCTGTTCCGGGCGATGGAAAAAGCACTGGGAGAGATGGATGTGATCGCGGAAGACCTGGGAACACTGGACGATAAGGTGTTTGATCTGATGGATGAGACAGGATATCCGGGAATGAAAGTCCTACAGTTTGCCTTTGATTCCGGCAATACGAACTTCTATCTGCCACATCATTATAAGAGAAACTGTGTCGTGTATACAGGAACGCACGACAACGATACGACAAAAGCCTGGTATTATGGCATGAACGACTGGGCGAGAGAGTATTCAAAGGCATATCTGAATAACTATGACCGTCCGTGGGAAGATATCCCGTGGGATTTTATCCGGGCGGCAGAAGCCAGTGTTGCCAATCTGGCAGTGATTCCGATGTGGGATCTTCTGTGCTGTGGCAGTGAAGGAAGAATGAATCATCCGTCGACACTGGGGGAAAACTGGAAATGGAGGATGCTTCCGGGCGAGTTCCGTGAGGATATCATCGGACGTCTGCGCTGGCTGACCGATACGTTCCAGAGAATGCTGGTTCCTCCGAAAACCGAAGAAGAGCAGGAGGAAAACGAAGATGAAACAGATGCTTCAGTATCTGAAAGCATATAA
- a CDS encoding ABC transporter ATP-binding protein yields the protein MKQMLQYLKAYKKESVIAPLFKMLEASFELLVPIVMANIIDVGIQNGDKSYIWRMCALMIGLGVLGLVCSLTAQYFAAKAAMGFGTALRKALFGHINSLSYNELDQIGTPTLITRMTSDVNQAQTGVNMMLRLFLRSPFIVIGAVMMAFTISAKLTIIFLIAVPLIGLAIYLIMRITVPIYKKVQSILDQIVLHTRENYVGARVVRAFSREKDETEQFNEISGSLKDTQLYAGKISALMNPVTYVMVNIAILCILWFGGWQVQIGSVSQGEIVALVNYMNQILLALVALANLIVAVTRALACAIRINEVFQVNSSMEEGTKEGTKESGKSRVAFDHVTFTYGGAQEASLMDISFFAMPGETIGIIGGTGSGKSTLVNLIPRFYDATEGSVTVDGQDVKTYTFQHLREKIGVVPQKAVLFLGTIRSNLQWRKKDAKESELWKALQIAQAEEVVKKKQKGLDEKVETGGRNFSGGQRQRLTIARALVGEPDILILDDSASALDFATDAALRRSIKENTKKATVFLVSQRAATVKNADQILVLDDGKLVGKGTHEELLKNCNVYKEICMSQFSSQEVAQL from the coding sequence ATGAAACAGATGCTTCAGTATCTGAAAGCATATAAAAAAGAGTCGGTCATCGCACCGCTGTTTAAAATGCTGGAAGCCAGTTTTGAACTGCTGGTTCCGATTGTTATGGCAAACATCATCGATGTCGGTATCCAGAACGGGGACAAGTCGTACATCTGGAGGATGTGTGCACTGATGATCGGACTGGGCGTGCTGGGACTGGTATGTTCCCTGACGGCGCAGTATTTTGCTGCAAAAGCGGCGATGGGATTTGGAACGGCACTGAGAAAAGCGCTGTTTGGACACATTAACAGTCTCAGTTACAATGAACTGGATCAGATCGGAACACCGACACTGATCACCCGTATGACCAGCGATGTCAACCAGGCGCAGACCGGTGTCAACATGATGCTTCGTCTGTTCCTGCGTTCTCCGTTCATCGTCATCGGTGCGGTTATGATGGCATTTACCATCAGCGCGAAACTGACGATCATTTTCCTGATTGCTGTGCCGTTGATCGGACTGGCGATTTACCTGATCATGCGGATTACCGTGCCGATCTATAAAAAAGTACAGAGTATTCTGGATCAGATCGTGCTTCATACGAGAGAAAATTATGTGGGAGCCAGAGTGGTACGTGCATTTTCCAGAGAAAAAGATGAGACAGAGCAGTTTAATGAGATCAGCGGCAGTCTGAAAGATACCCAGCTGTATGCAGGTAAGATTTCCGCCCTGATGAACCCGGTCACCTATGTCATGGTAAATATTGCGATCCTGTGTATCCTGTGGTTCGGTGGCTGGCAGGTACAAATCGGCAGCGTATCTCAGGGAGAGATCGTAGCGCTGGTCAACTATATGAACCAGATCCTGCTGGCGCTGGTAGCCCTGGCAAACCTGATCGTGGCAGTGACAAGAGCGCTGGCATGTGCGATCCGTATCAATGAAGTCTTCCAGGTAAACAGTTCCATGGAAGAGGGAACGAAAGAAGGCACGAAAGAGAGCGGAAAATCGCGGGTTGCTTTTGATCATGTGACCTTTACCTATGGCGGCGCACAGGAGGCTTCCCTGATGGACATCAGTTTTTTTGCGATGCCGGGAGAGACGATTGGCATCATCGGCGGTACCGGATCCGGAAAATCCACGCTGGTCAACCTGATCCCGCGGTTCTATGACGCTACCGAAGGTTCGGTGACGGTGGACGGTCAGGATGTAAAAACCTACACGTTCCAGCATCTGCGTGAAAAGATCGGTGTGGTTCCACAGAAAGCGGTTCTGTTCCTCGGAACGATCCGGAGCAATCTGCAGTGGCGGAAAAAAGACGCGAAAGAGAGTGAACTGTGGAAAGCCTTACAGATCGCGCAGGCAGAAGAAGTGGTGAAGAAAAAACAGAAAGGTCTGGATGAAAAAGTGGAAACCGGCGGACGAAACTTCTCCGGTGGACAGAGACAGCGTCTGACCATCGCGAGAGCACTGGTCGGCGAGCCGGATATCCTGATCCTTGACGACAGTGCATCCGCACTGGACTTCGCAACGGATGCGGCACTGCGCAGATCCATCAAAGAAAATACGAAAAAAGCAACCGTATTCCTGGTATCCCAGCGTGCGGCAACCGTAAAAAATGCAGACCAGATCCTGGTTCTGGATGATGGAAAACTTGTGGGAAAAGGAACCCATGAGGAATTATTGAAGAATTGTAACGTATATAAGGAAATCTGTATGTCACAGTTTTCCAGTCAGGAGGTAGCACAGTTATGA